CGGGGTCGAGAGCGGCGTTTCGCCAAATCGTTGGCGAAACGCATAGCCGGGCTTGAGTAGCCCGGCTCGCTCTCGACGGTGGCCGGTCGACGACCGGCCGGATGAGGGGTCGCGCCGCCCTCTCAAACAAGACAATCACGTCATCCCGGCCAAGGCCCGCCAGGGCCGCAGAGCCGGGACCCAGGGGCCACTGCAGTGCGCTGGCCCCTGGGTCCCGGCTCTCCGCTTCGCTGCGGCCGGGATGACGGTGTGGATTTTCCTGATAGGGAGCGCGACCCCTCATCCGACCCTGCTCCGCAGGGCCACCTTCTCCCGCAAGGGGAGAAGGAAGCTGGCTCACTGCTCCACCGTCACGCCGGGCGCGTCCACGGGCGCTCCGGCCAGGTCGGAGGTCTCATTCGGTGTCGCCGCCCCCTTGGAGCGCTCGATGGCGCGCCACTTGGCGACGTTGGCGTTGTGCTCGGCCAGGGTCGAGGCAAAGACGTGTCCCCCCGTGCCGTCGGCCACGAAATAGAGCTCCGTCGTCTTGGGCGGATCCAGCACGGCGGCGATGGCCGCCCGGCCCGGATTGGCGATCGGCGTCGGCGGCAGGCCGTTGATGGCGTAGGTGTTGTAGGGCGTCTCCGCCGCCAACTCCGAGGCGCGGATGCCGCGCCCCAGCGGCCGGCCCTGGGTGATGCCGTAGATGATGGTGGGGTCGCTCTGCAGGCGGATGCCCTGGCGAAGGCGGTTGATGAACACCGCCGCCACGCGGGGACGCTCACTGGCTTTGCCGGTCTCCTTCTCCACGATGGAGGCCAGGGTCACGGCCTCATCCGGGGTCGAGAAGGGCAGGCCCGGCTGGCGCTTGGACCACAGGGTCGCCACCAGTTCGTCGCGGGCGTCCATCATCCGGCGCAGCACCGCCGACCGGTCCTCGCCGCGCTCGTACTGATAGGTCTCGGGCAGGATCGAGCCCTCGGGCGGGGCGGCGGCCACCCCGGTCAGGTCGCTCTTGGCGGCCAGGGCCTCGACCACCATGTCGCTGGTCCGGCCCTCGGGAATGGTGATCTGGTGGCGCACGATCTTGCCGTCGCGCACATCGGCCAGGACGCTGGCCATCGAGGTGCGGCTGGCGAATTCGTACTCGCCGGCCTTCAGGCGGCGCGCCGCGCCGGTGACCTGGGCGGCGGCCACGAAGATCGGGGCCGAGCGGATCACGCCTTCATGCGACAGGGTCGCGGCGATCTCCGGCAGGCTGGAGCCGTGGCGCAGCATCACCGTGGTCATCTCGCCGCTCTTGGCGGCGGGACCGGGGCCCTGGAACGACCAGGCCACCCAGACGGCCACCAGCATGGCGGCGACCGCCAGGGTCGCCGCGGCGCTCAGCAGCATGATCATCAATCGGCGCATGGGGGACAGGCCGCCGGCCTTCTTTGACGCTCGTGGCCTCTTGCTCACGTGACCTTCTTGAACACGACCGAGGCGTTGGTGCCGCCAAAGCCGAAGCTGTTGGACAGGGCGTATTCAATCGCCATCGGTTTCGCCTTGTGCGGGATCAGGTCGATGACCGTCTCCACCGAGGGATTGTCGAGATTCAGGGTGGGCGGCGCGATCTGGTCGCGGATCGCCAGGCAGGCGAAGGCCGCCTCGATGGCGCCCGCCGCCCCCAGCAGGTGGCCGGTGGCCGACTTGGTCGACGACATCGAGATGTCCTTGGCGTGGTCGCCCATCAGCCGGGTGACGGCGCCCAGTTCGATCTCGTCGCCCATCGGGGTCGAGGTGCCATGGGCGTTCACATAGTCGATCTTGGACGGCGGGATGCCGGCGTCCTTGAGGGCCATGGTCATGGCGCGGAAGCCGCCGTCGCCGTCCTCGGCCGGCGAGGTGATGTGGTAGGCGTCGCCGGCCAGGCCGTAGCCCACGACCTCGGCATAGATCTTCGCGCCGCGCGCCTTGGCGTGTTCGTATTCCTCCAGCACCACGATGCCGGCGCCCTCGCCCATCACGAAGCCGTCGCGGTCCTTGTCGTAGGGACGGCTGGCCTTGGTTGGGTTGTCGTTGAAGTTGGTCGACATGGCGCGCGCGGCGATGAAGCCGGCCATGCCCACCGGGCAGATGGCCGCCTCCGCCCCGCCGGCGATCATGATGTCGGCGTCGCCGTACTTGATCAGCCGGGCGCCGTCGCCGATGGCGTGCGCGCCGGTGGCGCAGGCCGTCACCACCGAGTGGTTGGGACCCTTGAAGCCGTAGCGGATGGAGACCTGGCCCGAGGCCAGGTTGATCAGGGCCGAGGGGATGAAGAACGGGCCGATGCGGCGCGGGCCCTTCTCGTGCAGCTCGATGGCGTTCTTCTCGATGGTGGCGAGACCGCCGATCCCCGAGCCGATGATCACCCCGGTGCGCTGCTTGTCTTCCTCGGTCTGCGGAACCCAGCCCGAATCCTTCACCGCCTCGTCGGCCGCGGCCATGGCGTAGAGGATGAAGTCGTCGACCCGGCGCTGGTCGCGGGGGCTCATGGTCTGGTCGGGGTCAAAGGAGCCGGCCACGTCGGGGCCGCCGCCGCCACGACCGTCAACGCGCGGGACCTCGAAGGCCACCTGACAGCCATAGTCGGTCGGATCGAAGGTGGTGACCCGACCGGCTCCCGACTTGCCCGCCAGGAGCGCTTGCCAGGAAAGTTCGGTTCCCTGCCCCAAGGGGGTCAGCAGACCGATGCCGGTGACCACGACTCGACGCATAGGGGAGCTCCAAAACGCAGACCGCCGCGGCTCGGGTGAGCGTCGCGGCGGTCAAATCTTGAACGATATCCGGGCCTTAGGCGCCCAGACGTTCTCCGATGAACTTCACCGCGTCGCCAACGGTCTGGATGTGCTCCGCCGCGTCGTCGGGGATCTCGATATCGAATTCTTCTTCGAAGGCCATCACCAGTTCGACGTTGTCGAGGCTGTCGGCGCCCAGATCGTCGATGAAGCTCGCCTTCTCGGTGACCTTCTCCGGATCGGCGTCGAGGTGTTCGATGACGATCTTACGCACGCGCTCGAGGATGTCGGACATCAGGTTTAGTTCCTCAATTAGTCACTTGATCCATCCGTGACCGCCGACATGTTGTCAACCGTTACGGAGCTTCGATTTCGGCCTTGGCCCAACCGCTTCGGGCGTGGCCGTAGCATGTTCGGTTGGCGGAGGCCAACAGGTTAGATCATCGCCATGCCGCCGTTCACATGCAGGGTCTGCCCCGTCATGTAAGCCGCCTCATCGCTGGCCAGGTAAACGCACGCCGCCGCCACATCGCTCCCCAAACCCAGGCGGCCGGCGGGAATTGTCGCCAGGATCTGGGCCTTCTGGGCCTCGTTCAGGGCGTCGGTCATGGGGCTCTCGATGAAGCCCGGCGCCACGCAATTGACCGTGATCCCGCGGGTCGCGACCTCCTGCGCCAGGGCCTTGGAGAAGCCGATCATGCCGGCCTTTGAGGCCGCGTAATTGGCCTGGCCGGGGTTGCCCATCACGCCCACCACCGAGGTGATGCCGATGATCCGCCCGGCCCGGCGCTTCATCATCCCGCGCATGGCCGCGCGGCTGAGTCGGAAGTAGCTCTCCAGGTTCACCTTCAGGACCGACTCCCAGTCCTCGTCCTTCATGCGCATCAACAGGCCGTCCTTGGTGATGCCGGCATTGGCCACCAGGATGTCCAGCGGACTGCCTGCAGCCGCCTCAGCCTTGGCGATCAGGCCGTCCACTGATTCGGCGTCGGAGAGGTTGGCCGGGGCGATGGAGGTGCGATCCCCGAGCTCCTTGGCCAGTTCGGCCAGGACCGGCTCGCGGGTCCCCGACAGCACCACGTGGGCGCCCTGGGCGTGGAGGGCGCGGGCGATGTGGGCGCCGATGCCGCCGGTGGCGCCGGTGACGAGGGCGGTCTTTCCAGTGAGGTCGAACATCAGAGGCTGCTCGCGAAGGCTTCGAGGTCGGCAGGGGTATTGAGCGGCGTGGCCTCGGCGTCGGGCGCGATGCGCTTGGCCATGCCCGAAAGGACCTTGCCCGAGCCGGCCTCGGCGAAGCGGGTCACCCCGCCCTGCTCCACCAGCCAGATCATGCTCTCGCGCCAACGGACACGGCCGGTCACCTGTTCCACCAGCAGACGGCGGATCTCTTCCGGGTCGAGGGTCGGCCGGGCGGTGATATTGGCCACCAGCGGCGCGCGGGGCGCCAGGATGGTGGCGGCGGTGAGGGCTCGCGCCATCTCGTCGGCGGCGGGCTGCATCAGCGGGCAATGGAAGGGCGCCGAGACGTTCAGGGGAATGGCGCGGGCGCCCAGCTCCTTGGCCTTCTCGATGGCGGCGTCCACGGCGGCCTTGGCCCCGGAGATCACCACATTGCCGTTGTTGTTGTCGTTGGCGACGACACAGACCCCGAACGCCGAGCCCGCCTTGGCGGCTTCCTCCGCCAGCGCCACGTCGCTCTTGGGGCCGATCAGGGAGGCCATGGCCCCCTCGCCCACCGGCACGGCCCGCTGCATGGCCTGGCCGCGCAGCTTCAGCAGCCGGGCGGTGTCGGCCAGGCTGATGGCGCCGGCGGCGGCTAGCGCCGAATACTCACCCAGGGAGTGACCGGCCACGAAGGCGGCCCGGTCGATGCCGATCTTGAACTCCTTCTCCAGAGTCCGGCTGACCGCCAGGCTGACGGCCATCAGGGCCGGCTGGGCGTTCTCGGTGAGGGTGAGTTGGTCCTCCGGCCCCTCCTTCATCAGCTTGAACAGCTTCTGGCCAAGGGCGTCGTCGACTTCCTGGAACACTTCGCGCGCGCTGGCGAAGGCTTCGGCGAGGTCGGCGCCCATGCCCACGGCCTGGCTGCCCTGGCCGGGGAAAAGAAAGGCGAGGCTCATCTGGGGCTCCCTTCGGCGCGCGTTGGCGCCACTTGATTCAACGGCGGAGGGTTAGGGGATTGCGCCCCGGCGGGCAAGGCGGCCCGCATTCCGCCACGACAGGCTGGAAATCAACGCGCGGGGCCCGCAAGCTGTCCCAAAGCCTGGGAGGGAACGCCATGCGCGCCGTCGTCCGCCGTAACAAGCAATTGGTCTGCGATGAGATCGCGGAACTGACCCCCGGCGCCGGCCAGGTGCTGGTCAAGACCCTGGCCTGCGGCATCTGCGGCTCGGACCTGCACGCCCTGCACCACATGGAACACATGATCGAGACCTCGCGCCGGGCCAGCGGCGGCGGGGACGGCGGGCCCATGGGCGGCGGCTTCGACCCGACCGCCGACACCGTGTTCGGCCACGAGTTCTGCGCCGAGATCCTTGAGCACGGCCCTGGCACCACCGGCCTGCTGAAGCCCGGGACCCGGGTGGTCAGCGTGCCTGCCACCATCACCGGGACCGGGGTCGAACTTCTGGGCTATTCGAACAACCTGCCCGGCGGCTTCGCCGAGCGGATGATCCTGTCGGAAATGATGCTGCTGGAGGTCAAGAACGGCCTGCCCACCGACCAGGCGGCGCTCACCGAACCCTTCGCGGTCGGCGCCCACGCCGTGGCCAAGGCGCGCCTGGACAAGGACAGCGTCAGCCTGGTGATCGGCTGCGGCCCGGTGGGCCTGGCGGTGATCGCCGGGCTGAAGGCCAAGGGCCACGGCCCAGTCATCGCCGCCGACTACTCGCCGCGCCGCCGCGCCGCCGCCGAGATGCTGGGCGCCGACCTGGTGATCGACCCGGCCGCCGAGAGCCCGCACGCCCGGTGGGAGGCCTTCGGCGTCCCCACGGCTCGCGCCGCCCAGAACATGGCGCGCATGATGGGCAAGACCTTCGGCCAACCCGTGGTCTTCGAGTGCGTCGGCTCGCCGGGCATCCTGCAGCACCTGATCGAGGCCAGCCCCGCCGGCAGCCAGATCGTCGTCGCCGGCGTCTGCATGGAGACCGACAAGATCGAGCCGGCCATCGCCATCACCAAGGAGATCGAGCTGACCTTCGTGTTCGGCTATTCCCCGGAGGAGTTCGCCCGCACCCTGCACCAGATCTCCGAGGGCGTGATCGACGTCAGCCGGGTGGTCACAGGCAAGGTGGGTCTGTCCGAAGTGGCCCAGGCCTTCGTCACCCTCGGCGACCCCGAATCCCACGTGAAGATCCTGGTGGAGCCCGGCCGTTGAGGCGTCTCGCGGGCCTGGCCGTTGTCGGTCTTCTGCTAATCACCACCCCGGCGGCGGCGCAGACCGCCCTGCGCGACCTCTGTCCCGACCGGCCCGGCAAGGGCAGCCCGCCCTGCATCCTCAACGCCGGCCATGTCCAGGCCGAGGTCGCCTTCGCCGACGTGCAGCGTGACCGGTCGTCCGGCGTCACCACAGATAGCGCGGCCTATGGCGACCTGGAGCTGCGCGCGGGCCTGACCGACCGGCTGGAGGTCCAGGCCGCCTGGTCGCCCTTCCTGACGAGCCACGAGAAGGTATCGGGCGTCACCACACGCGATAACGGCGTGGGCGACCTGACCCTGGCTTTCCGCGCCTCGCTGAAGAACCCCGATGGCCAAGGCCTCTCCATCGCCCTGCAGCCCTTTGTCAGCGCTCCGACCGCCACCCACGGCTTTGGAGCCGGCGGCTGGGAGGGCGGGCTGATCGCGCCGATGTCCCTGCCCATTACGGCGGACCTGGCCCTGGCGTTCTCGCCGGAGGTGGACGTGGTGCGCGATAGCGCGGGACGCGGAACCCACCTTGCCTGGACCAGCGCAGCGGGGGTGAGCCACGGCTTCGGCCCCGTGCAACTCGGCGTCGAACTCTGGGCCAGCCGCGATGACGATCCGGCCGGCGCCACGACGCAAGCCAGCTTCGACCTCACCGCCGCCTGGACGCCCAGCGACAATGTTCAGCTGGACGTAGGCCTGAACGCCGGGCTGAACCACGACACCCCAGATATCGAAGTTTATGCCGGCCTGGCGCGGCGCTTCTAGGAACAGTCCATGCGTACCTCTTTTGTCAGCTATCTCACCTCCGCCGGCGTGCAGGTCGCGGGTCTGTTGCGCACGCCGCGGGAGGCGACCGCCCCGGTGGGCGCGGTGCTGATCTGTCACGGCTCCGATGGGGTCGACGGGCGCGGCGAGTACTATGCCGGGGCGCTCAACGCCGCGGGCCTCGCCACCCTGGAGATCGACATGTGGGCGGCGCGTGGGACGGCGCGCGGCGCGGCCGGGCGTCCGCGCTCGCCGATGGAGACCCTGCCC
The sequence above is drawn from the Phenylobacterium glaciei genome and encodes:
- a CDS encoding zinc-binding dehydrogenase, yielding MRAVVRRNKQLVCDEIAELTPGAGQVLVKTLACGICGSDLHALHHMEHMIETSRRASGGGDGGPMGGGFDPTADTVFGHEFCAEILEHGPGTTGLLKPGTRVVSVPATITGTGVELLGYSNNLPGGFAERMILSEMMLLEVKNGLPTDQAALTEPFAVGAHAVAKARLDKDSVSLVIGCGPVGLAVIAGLKAKGHGPVIAADYSPRRRAAAEMLGADLVIDPAAESPHARWEAFGVPTARAAQNMARMMGKTFGQPVVFECVGSPGILQHLIEASPAGSQIVVAGVCMETDKIEPAIAITKEIELTFVFGYSPEEFARTLHQISEGVIDVSRVVTGKVGLSEVAQAFVTLGDPESHVKILVEPGR
- the mltG gene encoding endolytic transglycosylase MltG, with amino-acid sequence MRRLMIMLLSAAATLAVAAMLVAVWVAWSFQGPGPAAKSGEMTTVMLRHGSSLPEIAATLSHEGVIRSAPIFVAAAQVTGAARRLKAGEYEFASRTSMASVLADVRDGKIVRHQITIPEGRTSDMVVEALAAKSDLTGVAAAPPEGSILPETYQYERGEDRSAVLRRMMDARDELVATLWSKRQPGLPFSTPDEAVTLASIVEKETGKASERPRVAAVFINRLRQGIRLQSDPTIIYGITQGRPLGRGIRASELAAETPYNTYAINGLPPTPIANPGRAAIAAVLDPPKTTELYFVADGTGGHVFASTLAEHNANVAKWRAIERSKGAATPNETSDLAGAPVDAPGVTVEQ
- the fabG gene encoding 3-oxoacyl-[acyl-carrier-protein] reductase, with product MFDLTGKTALVTGATGGIGAHIARALHAQGAHVVLSGTREPVLAELAKELGDRTSIAPANLSDAESVDGLIAKAEAAAGSPLDILVANAGITKDGLLMRMKDEDWESVLKVNLESYFRLSRAAMRGMMKRRAGRIIGITSVVGVMGNPGQANYAASKAGMIGFSKALAQEVATRGITVNCVAPGFIESPMTDALNEAQKAQILATIPAGRLGLGSDVAAACVYLASDEAAYMTGQTLHVNGGMAMI
- a CDS encoding transporter; the protein is MRRLAGLAVVGLLLITTPAAAQTALRDLCPDRPGKGSPPCILNAGHVQAEVAFADVQRDRSSGVTTDSAAYGDLELRAGLTDRLEVQAAWSPFLTSHEKVSGVTTRDNGVGDLTLAFRASLKNPDGQGLSIALQPFVSAPTATHGFGAGGWEGGLIAPMSLPITADLALAFSPEVDVVRDSAGRGTHLAWTSAAGVSHGFGPVQLGVELWASRDDDPAGATTQASFDLTAAWTPSDNVQLDVGLNAGLNHDTPDIEVYAGLARRF
- the fabF gene encoding beta-ketoacyl-ACP synthase II gives rise to the protein MRRVVVTGIGLLTPLGQGTELSWQALLAGKSGAGRVTTFDPTDYGCQVAFEVPRVDGRGGGGPDVAGSFDPDQTMSPRDQRRVDDFILYAMAAADEAVKDSGWVPQTEEDKQRTGVIIGSGIGGLATIEKNAIELHEKGPRRIGPFFIPSALINLASGQVSIRYGFKGPNHSVVTACATGAHAIGDGARLIKYGDADIMIAGGAEAAICPVGMAGFIAARAMSTNFNDNPTKASRPYDKDRDGFVMGEGAGIVVLEEYEHAKARGAKIYAEVVGYGLAGDAYHITSPAEDGDGGFRAMTMALKDAGIPPSKIDYVNAHGTSTPMGDEIELGAVTRLMGDHAKDISMSSTKSATGHLLGAAGAIEAAFACLAIRDQIAPPTLNLDNPSVETVIDLIPHKAKPMAIEYALSNSFGFGGTNASVVFKKVT
- a CDS encoding acyl carrier protein translates to MSDILERVRKIVIEHLDADPEKVTEKASFIDDLGADSLDNVELVMAFEEEFDIEIPDDAAEHIQTVGDAVKFIGERLGA
- the fabD gene encoding ACP S-malonyltransferase, with the translated sequence MSLAFLFPGQGSQAVGMGADLAEAFASAREVFQEVDDALGQKLFKLMKEGPEDQLTLTENAQPALMAVSLAVSRTLEKEFKIGIDRAAFVAGHSLGEYSALAAAGAISLADTARLLKLRGQAMQRAVPVGEGAMASLIGPKSDVALAEEAAKAGSAFGVCVVANDNNNGNVVISGAKAAVDAAIEKAKELGARAIPLNVSAPFHCPLMQPAADEMARALTAATILAPRAPLVANITARPTLDPEEIRRLLVEQVTGRVRWRESMIWLVEQGGVTRFAEAGSGKVLSGMAKRIAPDAEATPLNTPADLEAFASSL